The following are encoded together in the bacterium genome:
- a CDS encoding response regulator encodes MTDVQPTASGAVKPLVLVVDDSDENCRMVETLLKARGFGVETAPDGPSALRALERRRPDIILLDVMMPAMSGMEVLDRIRSNPQHASIPVILVTAKSGDEDLLEGYKFGADYYITKPFSPRQLLYGIGLVLGREFPD; translated from the coding sequence ATGACCGACGTCCAGCCCACCGCCTCCGGAGCCGTGAAGCCCCTCGTCCTGGTGGTCGACGACAGCGACGAGAACTGCCGCATGGTCGAGACGCTGCTGAAGGCCCGCGGCTTCGGCGTCGAGACCGCCCCGGACGGCCCGAGCGCGCTCCGCGCCCTGGAGCGCCGGCGCCCCGACATCATCCTCCTCGACGTCATGATGCCGGCCATGAGCGGCATGGAGGTCCTCGACCGCATCCGGTCGAACCCCCAGCATGCCAGCATCCCGGTGATCCTGGTCACCGCCAAGTCGGGCGACGAGGACCTGCTCGAGGGCTACAAGTTCGGCGCCGACTACTACATCACGAAGCCGTTCTCGCCCCGGCAGCTGCTCTACGGCATCGGCCTCGTCCTCGGTCGCGAGTTCCCGGACTGA
- a CDS encoding type II secretion system F family protein translates to MAMYKWAGVSPKGETLAGEMEATSREAVIIRLRTQRIQPIPAKIKEKGKGLDYELKLPSLGAAVKGRDIVIFTRQFATMINAGLPIMQCLQILAGQTENKVFRKTINDLRDDVESGSTLADAAKKHPTVFSELYTSLVQAGEIGGILDTILQRLAQYLEKAAQLKSKIKGAMIYPACIVMAAVLVTAILLIFVIPVFAEVFQSFGADLPAPTQFVINLSNFVIAYVWYLAMIPVIAAVGFRMAYRTDKGRMQIDRIALRIPVFGELIRKSSVARFTRTLSTLVSSGVPILDALNITARTAGNKVIEKALFEARQSIASGRTIAEPLIEAKVFPPMVCQMIAVGETTGALDAMLGKIADFYDDEVDNTVANLMSLLEPAVILFLGVVIGGLVVSMYLPIFKLGSVIQ, encoded by the coding sequence ATGGCGATGTACAAGTGGGCCGGGGTCTCGCCGAAGGGTGAGACGCTCGCCGGCGAGATGGAGGCGACCAGCCGCGAGGCGGTGATCATCCGCCTGCGCACGCAGCGCATCCAGCCGATTCCCGCCAAGATCAAGGAGAAGGGCAAGGGGCTCGACTACGAGCTCAAGCTGCCGTCGCTCGGCGCCGCGGTGAAGGGACGCGACATCGTCATCTTCACGCGCCAGTTCGCGACCATGATCAACGCCGGCCTGCCGATCATGCAGTGCCTGCAGATCCTCGCCGGCCAGACCGAGAACAAGGTCTTCCGCAAGACGATCAACGACCTGCGGGACGACGTCGAGTCGGGCAGCACGCTCGCCGACGCCGCCAAGAAGCACCCGACGGTGTTCAGCGAGCTCTACACGAGCCTCGTCCAGGCCGGCGAGATCGGCGGTATCCTCGACACGATCCTGCAGCGCCTGGCGCAGTACCTCGAGAAGGCCGCGCAGCTGAAGAGCAAGATCAAGGGCGCGATGATCTACCCGGCCTGCATCGTGATGGCCGCGGTGCTGGTCACGGCCATCCTGCTGATCTTCGTGATCCCCGTGTTCGCCGAGGTCTTCCAGAGCTTCGGCGCCGACCTGCCCGCGCCCACGCAGTTCGTGATCAATCTCTCGAACTTCGTGATCGCCTACGTCTGGTACCTGGCGATGATCCCGGTGATCGCCGCCGTCGGCTTCCGCATGGCCTACCGCACCGACAAAGGGCGCATGCAGATCGACCGCATCGCGCTGCGCATCCCGGTGTTCGGCGAGCTGATCCGCAAGTCGTCGGTGGCGCGCTTCACGCGCACGCTCTCGACGCTCGTCTCGTCGGGCGTCCCGATCCTCGACGCGCTCAACATCACGGCCCGCACGGCGGGCAACAAGGTGATCGAGAAGGCGCTGTTCGAGGCGCGGCAGAGCATCGCCAGCGGGCGCACGATCGCGGAGCCGCTGATCGAGGCGAAGGTGTTCCCGCCCATGGTCTGCCAGATGATCGCGGTCGGCGAGACCACGGGCGCGCTCGACGCCATGCTCGGCAAGATCGCCGACTTCTACGACGACGAGGTCGACAACACGGTCGCGAATCTCATGTCGCTGCTGGAGCCCGCCGTGATCCTGTTCCTCGGCGTGGTGATCGGCGGCCTCGTGGTCTCGATGTACCTGCCGATCTTCAAGCTCGGCTCGGTGATCCAGTAG
- a CDS encoding GspH/FimT family pseudopilin, with translation MLMRGGGFTLVELVATMALAAVVLGTSAVSLPPLLASVRLGAAAQRLAATLRQARGRALERNVRIEVRLDPAQRRWRVREWGGIDVESHQLPAGVTFAGLPASGQVRFGTTGTSDNATITLAAGSGVRRVIVNQRGRVRVL, from the coding sequence ATGCTGATGCGGGGCGGGGGCTTCACCCTGGTGGAGCTGGTGGCGACGATGGCGCTCGCGGCCGTCGTCCTCGGGACGAGCGCGGTGTCGCTGCCGCCGCTGCTCGCGAGCGTGCGGCTCGGCGCGGCGGCGCAGCGTCTCGCAGCCACGCTGCGCCAGGCACGCGGACGGGCGCTCGAGCGCAACGTCCGGATCGAGGTGCGCCTCGACCCGGCCCAGCGCAGGTGGCGCGTACGCGAGTGGGGCGGGATCGACGTCGAGTCGCACCAGCTGCCGGCGGGCGTGACCTTCGCCGGCCTGCCGGCGAGCGGCCAGGTCCGCTTCGGCACCACCGGCACCTCGGACAACGCCACCATCACGCTCGCGGCGGGTAGCGGCGTACGCCGCGTGATCGTCAACCAGCGCGGCCGGGTGCGGGTCCTGTGA
- a CDS encoding prepilin-type N-terminal cleavage/methylation domain-containing protein: MSRERGMTLVELLVAAALAGLVLGMLALAMGGAARLLVVLGARVEAEDTAVIATEAFAFDVRRAGFDPAAAGIEALAGAAPDRLVLQADLDGDGLLNASSAEVTRWQCLTGPPRLNRVIGAQSLPLAADVRACRFRFLDASGNQIVAPAAGLPAADRARVRALVLEPALPGGLAALAARRALSRCGRRQRPGRAHCPAPGVAQTDSRRAARRRAARRAGRRRRRALPPGRRWLTSCTPRRCSPATAALPRARW; this comes from the coding sequence GTGAGCCGGGAGCGCGGCATGACGCTCGTCGAGCTGCTCGTCGCCGCCGCGCTCGCCGGGCTCGTGCTCGGCATGCTCGCGCTGGCGATGGGCGGCGCCGCCCGGCTGCTCGTCGTGCTGGGCGCGCGGGTCGAGGCCGAGGACACGGCGGTGATCGCCACCGAGGCGTTCGCGTTCGACGTCCGCCGCGCCGGCTTCGATCCCGCCGCCGCGGGCATCGAGGCGCTCGCCGGCGCGGCGCCCGATCGCCTGGTGCTCCAGGCCGACCTCGACGGCGACGGCCTGCTCAACGCCTCCTCCGCCGAGGTGACGCGCTGGCAGTGCCTCACCGGCCCGCCACGCCTGAACCGCGTCATCGGCGCGCAGTCGTTGCCGCTCGCGGCCGACGTCCGCGCCTGCCGCTTCCGCTTCCTCGACGCGAGCGGCAACCAGATCGTCGCGCCGGCCGCCGGCCTGCCGGCGGCCGACCGTGCGCGCGTGCGGGCGCTGGTGCTGGAGCCCGCCCTTCCGGGCGGCCTCGCTGCGCTGGCGGCTCGGCGCGCGCTGTCGCGCTGCGGACGGCGCCAGAGACCAGGGCGCGCACACTGCCCCGCGCCGGGCGTCGCGCAGACGGATTCTCGGCGGGCGGCGCGGCGCCGCGCTGCCCGCCGCGCTGGTCGCCGTCGCCGTCGCGCGTTGCCCCCGGGTCGGCGGTGGCTGACCTCATGCACACCCAGGCGGTGCTCACCCGCAACTGCTGCGCTGCCGCGCGCGCGCTGGTGA
- the tmk gene encoding dTMP kinase — translation MFVTFEGVEGSGKSTHVRLLAEHLRAAGRTVVETREPGGTPAGAAIRRLLLGDDAVPLEPLAELHLYCADRAQHVATVIRPALAAGHVVLCDRFSDSTLAYQGHARGLDLPTVRTLDALARDGLVPDVTFLLDCPPDEGLRRARGRDHGTDRFESAPLAFHERVRTGFLTLAAEEPGRFCIVDVTRAKDGVAGAIAREVERRLGAGVAAGTRS, via the coding sequence CTGTTCGTCACCTTCGAGGGCGTGGAGGGCTCCGGGAAGTCCACCCACGTCCGCTTGCTCGCCGAGCACCTGCGCGCCGCCGGCCGCACGGTAGTCGAGACCCGGGAACCGGGCGGCACGCCCGCCGGGGCGGCGATCCGGCGCCTGCTGCTGGGCGACGACGCCGTCCCGCTCGAGCCGCTCGCCGAGCTGCACCTCTATTGCGCCGATCGCGCCCAGCACGTCGCGACGGTGATCCGTCCCGCGCTCGCCGCCGGGCACGTCGTCCTGTGCGACCGCTTCTCCGATTCGACGCTGGCCTACCAGGGCCACGCGCGCGGCCTCGATCTGCCGACGGTACGCACGCTCGACGCCCTGGCCCGCGACGGCCTCGTGCCCGACGTCACGTTCCTGCTCGACTGTCCGCCGGACGAGGGCCTCCGGCGCGCGCGCGGGCGCGACCACGGCACGGACCGCTTCGAGAGCGCCCCGCTGGCGTTCCACGAGCGCGTGCGCACGGGCTTTCTCACCTTGGCCGCCGAGGAGCCGGGGCGCTTCTGCATCGTCGACGTCACGCGGGCGAAGGACGGGGTCGCCGGCGCGATCGCGCGCGAGGTCGAGCGGCGGCTCGGCGCCGGCGTCGCCGCAGGGACGCGCTCGTGA
- a CDS encoding type IV pilus twitching motility protein PilT — translation MPTIEAFLREMVERGGSDLHITTSAPPMIRLHGHLQPLAHPPLTGTDTKNLSYSLLTEAQKKKFEETNELDFSFGIRGVARFRGNMYYQKGAVGGAFRTIPHEVPQLHQLNLPPAVSELTKLPRGLILVTGPTGSGKSTTLAAMIDKINRERHDHIVSIEDPIEFVHEHKSCLVNQREVFADTTGFAPALKHVLRQDPDVVLVGEMRDLETIESALVVAETGHVVFSTLHTNSAVQTINRIIDVFPPHQQAQVRQQLSLVLQGVISQQLVQRRDGKGRMLAAEVMIPNPAIRNLIREEKVHQIYSQMQVGQLKFGMQTMSQALVALVQKNAISPEDAVSRATEPDEVRQMLGLGQAQSLRAGARA, via the coding sequence ATGCCGACGATCGAAGCGTTCCTGCGCGAGATGGTGGAGCGCGGTGGGTCCGACCTCCACATCACCACCAGTGCGCCCCCGATGATCCGCCTGCACGGCCATCTACAGCCGCTGGCGCATCCGCCACTCACGGGCACCGACACCAAGAACCTCAGCTACAGCCTCCTCACCGAGGCCCAGAAGAAGAAGTTCGAGGAGACCAACGAGCTCGACTTCTCCTTCGGCATCCGCGGCGTCGCCCGCTTCCGCGGCAACATGTACTACCAGAAGGGCGCGGTCGGCGGGGCGTTCCGCACGATCCCGCACGAGGTTCCGCAGCTCCATCAGCTGAACCTGCCGCCCGCGGTCTCCGAGCTGACGAAGCTCCCGCGCGGCCTGATCCTGGTCACGGGCCCGACCGGCTCCGGTAAGTCGACGACGCTCGCCGCGATGATCGACAAGATCAACCGCGAGCGCCACGACCACATCGTCTCGATCGAGGACCCGATCGAGTTCGTCCACGAGCACAAGAGCTGCCTCGTGAACCAGCGCGAGGTCTTCGCCGACACGACGGGCTTCGCGCCGGCGCTGAAGCACGTGCTGCGGCAGGACCCCGACGTCGTGCTGGTCGGCGAAATGCGCGACCTCGAGACGATCGAGTCGGCGCTGGTGGTCGCCGAGACGGGTCACGTCGTCTTCTCGACCCTGCACACCAACTCGGCGGTGCAGACGATCAACCGCATCATCGACGTCTTCCCGCCCCACCAGCAGGCGCAGGTGCGCCAGCAGCTCTCGCTGGTGCTCCAGGGCGTGATCTCACAGCAGCTGGTGCAGCGCCGCGACGGCAAGGGCCGCATGCTCGCCGCCGAGGTGATGATCCCGAACCCCGCCATCCGCAACCTCATCCGCGAGGAGAAGGTCCATCAGATCTACTCGCAGATGCAGGTCGGCCAGCTGAAGTTCGGAATGCAGACGATGAGCCAGGCGCTCGTCGCCCTAGTGCAGAAGAACGCGATCTCCCCCGAGGACGCGGTGTCGCGCGCGACCGAGCCGGACGAGGTGCGCCAGATGCTCGGCCTCGGCCAGGCCCAGAGCCTGCGCGCCGGCGCACGCGCCTAG
- the aroE gene encoding shikimate dehydrogenase, with translation MGSDVQARVFGVLGDPVDHSLSPAMHNAAFAARGLPHCYLRFRVAPEQLPDALDEARRLGVPGLNLTVPLKETVLPLCDALTAAARRAGAVNTLTLRRGRIAGDNTDGRGFVRALPRGLRLRGSRVVVIGAGGSARAVGAALVDAGCARLTIANRTPSRGAALAERLAALGDATIAAVGLGGLETRAILGDAALVVNTTPGGLTGETVAVRHALTPRSCVFVDLVYGPRPSRWLRAAAKAGRRTQDGAGMLLHQGALAFAGWTGGPAPVAAMALALRSAGLALPGVAASRSVGAHAWR, from the coding sequence ATGGGGTCCGACGTGCAGGCGCGGGTATTCGGGGTTCTCGGCGACCCCGTCGACCATTCTCTCTCGCCGGCGATGCACAACGCGGCGTTCGCCGCGCGCGGCCTGCCGCACTGCTACCTGCGCTTCCGCGTCGCGCCGGAGCAGCTACCCGACGCCCTCGACGAAGCCCGGCGGCTCGGCGTCCCGGGGCTGAACCTCACGGTGCCGCTCAAGGAGACCGTGCTGCCGCTGTGCGACGCCCTCACCGCCGCCGCGCGGCGCGCCGGCGCGGTCAACACCTTGACGCTGCGCCGTGGCCGTATCGCCGGCGACAACACCGACGGCCGCGGCTTCGTGCGCGCCCTGCCCCGCGGGCTGCGACTGCGCGGCTCCCGGGTCGTCGTGATCGGCGCCGGCGGCAGCGCACGCGCCGTCGGTGCGGCGCTCGTCGACGCCGGCTGCGCCCGTCTCACCATCGCCAACCGCACGCCGTCGCGCGGCGCCGCGCTGGCCGAGCGGCTCGCGGCGCTCGGCGACGCGACCATCGCCGCCGTGGGACTGGGCGGGCTGGAGACTCGCGCGATCCTCGGCGATGCTGCCCTGGTGGTGAACACGACCCCCGGGGGCCTCACGGGCGAGACCGTCGCCGTCCGTCACGCCCTCACCCCGCGGTCGTGCGTGTTCGTCGATCTCGTCTACGGCCCGCGGCCGTCGCGCTGGCTGCGTGCCGCCGCGAAGGCCGGACGCCGCACGCAGGACGGCGCCGGCATGCTCCTCCACCAGGGTGCGCTCGCCTTCGCCGGCTGGACCGGCGGTCCCGCGCCGGTGGCGGCGATGGCGTTGGCGCTGCGTAGTGCGGGGCTCGCCTTGCCGGGCGTCGCCGCGTCGCGCAGCGTCGGAGCGCACGCATGGCGATGA
- a CDS encoding prepilin peptidase, with protein MLPLPASLPQPTWLTIGFAFWVGAAIGSFLNVCIHRIPEDESVVTPGSRCPCCRTPIAWYDNVPVLSWLLLRARCRTCAAPIAARYPLIELATGLLAVAALWRFGWTPWALVAFALTATLLLVTCIDLDHLFIPDEVSLPGIGIGLLVSAFVPGGVGLWSAGLGALVGGGVLWLVAWSYERATGVEGMGFGDVKLLAMIGAFLGWQAIPLILVIASLTGSVAGVGVLFTARGRAERRRVVRMLGRRAFFPWVRRAMRTTAIPFGPFLALGAVVLLYCPELGLPLTLG; from the coding sequence ATGCTCCCGCTTCCGGCCTCGCTGCCGCAGCCCACGTGGCTGACCATCGGGTTCGCCTTCTGGGTGGGCGCGGCCATCGGTAGCTTCCTCAACGTCTGCATCCACCGCATTCCCGAAGACGAGTCGGTCGTCACGCCCGGCTCGCGCTGCCCCTGCTGCCGGACGCCGATCGCCTGGTACGACAACGTCCCCGTCCTGTCCTGGCTGCTGCTGCGCGCCCGCTGCCGAACGTGCGCGGCACCGATCGCGGCGCGCTACCCGCTGATCGAGCTCGCCACCGGCCTGCTCGCCGTCGCCGCGCTCTGGCGCTTCGGCTGGACGCCGTGGGCCCTCGTCGCCTTCGCGCTGACGGCGACGCTGCTGCTCGTCACCTGCATCGACCTCGACCACCTCTTCATCCCGGACGAGGTGAGCCTGCCCGGCATCGGCATCGGGCTCCTGGTGTCGGCCTTCGTGCCCGGCGGCGTCGGCCTGTGGAGCGCCGGGCTCGGCGCGCTCGTCGGCGGCGGCGTCCTGTGGCTGGTCGCCTGGAGCTACGAGCGCGCGACCGGCGTCGAGGGCATGGGCTTCGGCGACGTCAAGCTGCTCGCCATGATCGGCGCGTTCCTCGGCTGGCAGGCGATCCCGCTGATCCTCGTCATCGCCTCGCTCACCGGCTCGGTGGCCGGCGTCGGCGTGCTCTTCACCGCCCGTGGCCGCGCCGAGCGACGGCGCGTCGTGCGCATGCTCGGCCGCCGCGCGTTCTTCCCCTGGGTGCGGCGCGCGATGCGCACGACGGCGATCCCGTTCGGACCGTTCCTCGCGCTCGGCGCGGTCGTGCTGCTGTACTGCCCCGAGCTGGGGCTGCCGTTGACGCTCGGCTGA
- the holB gene encoding DNA polymerase III subunit delta', giving the protein MKLGDVAGNAAAVGRLRAAVRDDRPAAAYLLHGPAGLGKRRIADGFAARLLCATPDGDDACGSCAQCTRVAAGTHPDLKVVERDQERRDIRTEQARELTRWLGLRPLMAERKVAIIDDAECLNEHGQNALLKTLEEPPGAAVLVLVATRATLLLPTVRSRCQRIRFDPLEPAEVTALLVARGVKADAAATMAARAEGSPGRALALIDDADAGLRTTILERLAELDRAAAVDCSALAQAMAKGAVDAALDVVVAWYRDLLAVACEGDAARLRNPDVRAALATAAARTSVPAVLRQLECVCDTVDAVQRNANRALALETLLLDLRRIERDPAGQAA; this is encoded by the coding sequence GTGAAGCTCGGCGACGTCGCCGGCAACGCCGCGGCCGTCGGCCGCCTGCGCGCGGCCGTGCGCGACGACCGGCCCGCCGCAGCCTACCTGCTGCACGGCCCCGCCGGACTCGGGAAGCGGCGGATCGCCGACGGCTTCGCGGCACGTCTCCTGTGCGCGACGCCCGACGGCGACGACGCCTGCGGCTCCTGCGCGCAGTGCACACGCGTCGCGGCAGGGACGCATCCCGACCTGAAGGTCGTCGAGCGCGACCAGGAGCGGCGCGACATCCGCACCGAGCAGGCACGCGAGCTGACGCGCTGGCTCGGGCTGCGGCCGCTGATGGCCGAGCGCAAGGTGGCGATCATCGACGACGCAGAGTGCCTCAACGAGCACGGCCAGAACGCGCTCCTGAAGACGCTCGAGGAGCCGCCGGGCGCGGCCGTTCTCGTGCTCGTCGCCACCCGTGCGACGCTGCTCCTGCCGACCGTGCGCTCGCGCTGCCAGCGCATCCGCTTCGACCCGCTCGAGCCCGCGGAGGTGACGGCGCTGCTCGTCGCCCGCGGCGTCAAGGCCGACGCCGCGGCCACGATGGCCGCCCGCGCCGAGGGCTCGCCCGGCAGGGCGCTCGCGCTGATCGACGACGCCGACGCCGGTCTGCGCACGACGATCCTCGAGCGGCTCGCCGAGCTGGATCGGGCGGCGGCCGTCGACTGCTCGGCGCTGGCGCAGGCGATGGCCAAGGGCGCCGTCGACGCCGCGCTCGACGTCGTCGTGGCCTGGTACCGCGATCTCCTGGCCGTCGCCTGCGAGGGGGACGCCGCTCGCCTCCGCAATCCCGACGTCCGGGCGGCGCTCGCCACGGCCGCCGCCCGCACCAGCGTCCCGGCCGTGCTTCGCCAGCTCGAATGCGTGTGTGATACCGTCGACGCCGTACAGCGCAACGCGAACCGGGCGCTCGCCCTCGAGACCCTGCTGCTCGATCTGCGGCGGATCGAGCGCGACCCGGCAGGTCAGGCCGCATGA
- the pilB gene encoding type IV-A pilus assembly ATPase PilB encodes MTSRLGDLLTKRGDLSAEQLAQALDAQREHGGALASHLVKLGFVTEEKLLSYLEREYRLPIVDPLSLEIPREVLSIIPQALVQKHHLIPTNLVRSTLTIAMADPSNLIAINEIKFLTGYDVKVAVAAPAAIQAAIERHYSGETQFEEVLSALGNENVEVVKTDDDVDLQELERATEEAPVVKLVNAFLTDAIRKRASDIHIEPYEKMLRVRFRIDGVLYEIMQPPLRLKNAITSRLKVMAQLDIAERRLPQDGRIKMKLQGNKEMDFRVSVLPTMFGEKVVLRLLDKSNLQLDMTKLGFEEEALRWFKEAIYKPYGMVLVTGPTGSGKTTTLYSALAELNKVANNISTAEDPIEFNLVGINQVQMHDEIGLNFAAALRSFLRQDPDIIMVGEIRDFETAEIGVKAALTGHLVLSTLHTNDAPSTINRLLNMGVEPFLVASSVNLILAQRLARVICPQCKEDEPVPTEMLTQLGWSGEPFVPQHGVGCPNCGGTGYKGRIALYEVMPMWDDLREQVLSGATALDLKRAAIQGGLKTLRQSGLEHAAAGTTTVEEVLRVTMAD; translated from the coding sequence ATGACCTCGCGGCTCGGCGACCTGCTCACGAAGCGCGGCGATCTCTCCGCCGAGCAGCTCGCACAGGCGCTCGACGCGCAGCGCGAGCACGGCGGCGCGCTCGCCTCGCACCTCGTGAAGCTCGGGTTCGTCACCGAGGAGAAGCTGCTCTCGTACCTCGAGCGCGAGTACCGCCTGCCGATCGTCGACCCGCTCTCGCTCGAGATCCCGCGCGAGGTGCTGTCGATCATCCCGCAGGCGCTGGTCCAGAAGCACCACCTGATTCCGACCAACCTCGTGCGCTCGACGCTGACCATCGCGATGGCCGATCCGTCGAACCTGATCGCGATCAACGAGATCAAGTTCCTCACCGGCTACGACGTCAAGGTCGCGGTCGCGGCGCCGGCCGCGATCCAGGCGGCGATCGAGCGCCACTACTCGGGCGAGACGCAGTTCGAAGAGGTCCTGAGCGCCCTCGGTAACGAGAACGTCGAGGTCGTCAAGACCGACGACGACGTCGACCTCCAGGAGCTCGAGCGCGCCACCGAAGAGGCGCCGGTCGTCAAGCTGGTCAACGCCTTCCTCACCGACGCGATCCGCAAGCGGGCCAGCGACATCCACATCGAGCCGTACGAGAAGATGCTGCGGGTGCGCTTCCGCATCGACGGCGTCCTCTACGAGATCATGCAGCCGCCGCTGCGCCTGAAGAACGCCATCACCTCGCGCCTCAAGGTGATGGCCCAGCTCGACATCGCCGAGCGCCGCCTGCCGCAGGACGGCCGCATCAAGATGAAGCTGCAGGGCAACAAGGAGATGGATTTCCGCGTCTCCGTGCTGCCGACCATGTTCGGCGAGAAGGTCGTGCTGCGCCTCCTCGACAAGTCGAACCTCCAGCTCGACATGACCAAGCTGGGCTTCGAGGAAGAGGCGCTCAGGTGGTTCAAGGAGGCGATCTACAAGCCGTACGGCATGGTGCTCGTGACCGGCCCCACCGGCAGCGGCAAGACGACCACGCTCTACTCGGCGTTGGCCGAGCTCAACAAGGTCGCGAACAACATCTCCACCGCGGAGGATCCGATCGAGTTCAACCTCGTCGGCATCAACCAGGTGCAGATGCACGACGAGATCGGCCTCAACTTCGCCGCCGCGCTGCGCTCGTTCCTGCGCCAGGACCCCGACATCATCATGGTCGGCGAGATCCGCGACTTCGAGACCGCCGAGATCGGCGTCAAGGCCGCGCTCACCGGCCATCTCGTCCTCTCGACGCTGCACACGAACGACGCGCCCTCGACGATCAACCGCCTCCTCAACATGGGCGTCGAGCCGTTCCTGGTCGCGAGCTCGGTGAACCTGATCCTCGCCCAGCGTCTCGCCCGCGTCATCTGCCCCCAGTGCAAGGAGGACGAGCCGGTCCCGACGGAGATGCTGACGCAGCTCGGCTGGTCGGGTGAGCCGTTCGTCCCGCAGCACGGCGTCGGCTGCCCGAACTGCGGCGGCACCGGCTACAAGGGCCGCATCGCGCTCTACGAGGTGATGCCGATGTGGGACGACCTGCGCGAGCAGGTCCTCTCCGGCGCGACGGCGCTCGATCTGAAGCGCGCGGCGATCCAGGGCGGCCTCAAGACCCTGCGGCAGAGCGGCCTCGAGCACGCGGCGGCCGGCACGACGACCGTCGAAGAGGTCCTGCGCGTCACCATGGCCGATTGA